A genomic window from Diospyros lotus cultivar Yz01 chromosome 2, ASM1463336v1, whole genome shotgun sequence includes:
- the LOC127793906 gene encoding protein E6-like — protein MASSAKSLPLLFLLLALLSSQISHARDSQFFSKIPAATTNPTAKESVVEVNPNRQQEPTFIPADTQNSYGHESGQLSPTTTSAAATTTTTSEPYTAANDLPFETQFQEPYSYYNKHAYVTKPQGYVPTTHFFNTHPQNGGYTARTTASYNNYYNSQLGMSDTRFLENGKYYYDPKSEYSNKGYYGNPENSYEDRKWGMGGSSNGPFSQGGFEP, from the coding sequence ATGGCCTCTTCTGCCAAATCTTTACcactcctcttcctcctcctcgcTCTGTTATCTTCTCAGATCAGCCATGCCAGAGACAGCCAGTTCTTCAGCAAAATCCCCGCCGCCACCACCAACCCAACTGCCAAAGAGTCAGTAGTTGAAGTGAACCCCAACAGACAGCAAGAACCAACCTTCATCCCAGCAGACACCCAAAACTCCTACGGCCACGAATCCGGCCAGCTCTCCCCAACCACCACCTCCGCCGCCGCCACAACCACCACCACTTCTGAACCCTACACCGCCGCCAACGACCTCCCCTTCGAAACCCAATTTCAAGAGCCCTACAGTTACTACAACAAGCACGCGTATGTCACCAAACCGCAAGGCTACGTCCCCACAACCCACTTCTTCAACACTCATCCGCAGAACGGCGGCTACACCGCCCGCACCACCGCCTCCTACAACAACTACTACAATTCTCAGCTGGGTATGAGCGACACGAGGTTTCTAGAGAATGGCAAGTATTACTACGACCCTAAAAGCGAGTACAGTAACAAGGGCTATTATGGGAACCCTGAGAATTCATACGAGGACAGAAAGTGGGGAATGGGAGGCTCAAGCAACGGGCCGTTCTCACAGGGAGGTTTTGAGCCGTGA